The proteins below come from a single Leptolyngbya sp. 'hensonii' genomic window:
- a CDS encoding XisI protein, whose translation MDKVIQYRQIIQETLLAHSKIKPAYGEIEMEVLFDQERDRYQVLRTGWLQKSRVYGVLIHIDLKNNKVWIQYDGTEVGVANELLERGIPREDIVLAYHSPFMRQYDGFAVS comes from the coding sequence ATGGATAAAGTAATTCAGTACCGCCAAATCATTCAGGAAACCCTACTTGCCCATAGCAAAATTAAACCTGCCTATGGTGAAATTGAAATGGAAGTTTTATTCGATCAAGAACGCGATCGCTACCAGGTCTTGCGAACGGGCTGGCTCCAAAAAAGTCGTGTTTACGGCGTTCTAATTCACATCGATCTGAAAAACAACAAAGTCTGGATTCAGTATGATGGCACAGAAGTGGGTGTCGCCAACGAGCTATTGGAACGAGGAATCCCTAGAGAAGATATTGTCTTGGCTTATCACTCACCCTTCATGCGCCAATATGATGGTTTTGCAGTGAGTTGA
- a CDS encoding element excision factor XisH family protein, whose protein sequence is MAKDLFHDVVKEALLIEGWQITHDPFPVAYGDVQMQIDLGAERLLAAERGTEKIAVEVKSFTNPSAISEFHMAVGQYLNYRRALRSQEPARILYLAVPSQTYEEFFRLRFIQEGVVEYQLYLVVYDVEDRRIIQWIK, encoded by the coding sequence ATGGCAAAAGATCTTTTCCATGATGTGGTTAAAGAAGCTCTCCTGATTGAGGGCTGGCAAATTACCCACGATCCCTTTCCCGTAGCCTACGGCGATGTCCAAATGCAAATTGACTTGGGCGCTGAACGCCTACTTGCCGCCGAACGGGGTACCGAAAAAATCGCTGTAGAGGTAAAAAGCTTTACCAATCCCTCAGCCATCTCTGAATTTCATATGGCTGTCGGACAGTACCTCAATTATCGTCGGGCATTGCGATCTCAAGAACCAGCCAGAATACTCTATCTAGCAGTTCCCAGCCAAACCTACGAAGAATTTTTTCGCCTTAGATTCATTCAAGAAGGAGTTGTGGAATATCAACTTTACTTAGTTGTCTATGACGTAGAAGACAGGAGGATCATTCAATGGATAAAGTAA
- a CDS encoding DUF559 domain-containing protein produces the protein MPLHRNRAQTYLQKFDFESLFIEELGWDTVDRVTLPFEVDGEPFDVVSIAQKRGFTVFKCITPEIPARPIRVKLDRQLTDYSKSHLLMFADKGKTQQTWMWVRQEPGKPLAPRFEQYQVGQSAERLLQKLEALAIAFAEEEKLTLVEVAQRVKKAFDVEKVTKKFFTRFEKEHGQFLKFIQGIQSEFDRTWYASLMLNRLMFVYFIQKKNFLDGDINYLRNRLKRCQAEWGTDTFHSFYRQFLLKLFHEGLGKPDRNPELDKLLGKIPYLNGGLFEVHQLEEKYDRTLQIPDAAFEQVFNFFDEYDWHLDDRPLRNQNEINPDVLGYIFEKYINQKQMGAYYTKEDITEYISKNTILPFLFDAAKKRCPAAFKPPHPLTPSPLLGEGEQDGSAPLSLPGRGAGGEGSIWQLLQENPDHYIYPAVRHGVDLELPTEIAAGINDVSQRGGWNKPAAEGFALPTETWREHVARRKRCMELRQKLAAGEVTQINDLITYNLDIRQFTQDVITSCESSDLLKALYQAIEQVSVLDPTCGSGAFLFAALNILEPLYTACLERMQGFVDEDDARLCPHPLTPSPLLGEGEPEAQSPSPLVGEGFKVRGSEANSRQETDPDYWEISLALRQRMTEVAREFRKQPTPSEAILWQALRGRKLDGRKFKRQQPIGAFIVDFFCGAERLIVEVDGAVHETQQEYDQQRQELLESLELRFVRVSSQQVETDLNGVLEIIRAAFRPHPLTPSPKRGEGEPEAQSPSPLVGEGFRVRGSEGKPRYEYFRKVLAEMAKHPNPRYFVLKSIMLNNLYGVDIMEEATEICKLRLFLKLVAQMEPQPKKENFGLEPLPDIDFNIRAGNTLVGFASLEEVRKAIKQDGDQLKLDLQDDASRINEKAELADRAFQRFRQMQTEFGMDVGDFRTAKKELRRRLAELNEELNHYLASEYGIDVSKPTAFEKWRDSHQPFHWFVEFYSIVDLGGVDVIIGNPPWKEYAAVKKSQYTLLNFRSEKCGNLYALCTERILQLSAQLGWASFIVQLLLVSSSRMVILRDMLRQHSQYLLTIPFDDRPGKLFKDLEHCRSSIFIAQTRKSSNSAKLIVSRYQRWASQVRDYLFYQIEYAEILGRLIYADQFPKYANRLQETLFSKITANSKGTVGNLTAKQESDDFIFYQEATQYWAKITTRLPHYAKNGVVGAPAHGRYLYFESEAVANIACALLNSSLFYAYFIAYGDCFHLSDKLASGFPITDNLVHDQKLVNLNQQLMEDLKVNAENKTIKTKDGDLIEYEEFSASQSKPIIDEIDRVLAQHYGFTDEELDFIINYDIKYRMGRDSGGDD, from the coding sequence ATGCCTCTTCACCGTAACCGCGCCCAAACGTATCTCCAGAAGTTTGATTTTGAGTCTCTGTTCATTGAAGAACTGGGCTGGGATACGGTCGATCGCGTTACTCTACCCTTTGAGGTGGATGGCGAACCCTTTGATGTGGTGTCTATTGCTCAAAAACGCGGCTTCACTGTATTCAAGTGCATCACCCCAGAAATTCCAGCCCGCCCGATTCGGGTGAAGCTCGATCGCCAATTGACGGACTACAGCAAATCGCACCTATTGATGTTTGCAGACAAGGGCAAAACCCAACAAACCTGGATGTGGGTGCGACAGGAGCCGGGGAAACCGTTGGCACCCAGATTTGAGCAATATCAAGTGGGGCAGTCTGCCGAGCGGTTGTTGCAGAAGTTAGAGGCATTGGCGATCGCTTTTGCCGAAGAGGAAAAGCTAACCCTGGTTGAAGTTGCCCAAAGGGTCAAAAAAGCCTTTGATGTTGAAAAAGTTACTAAGAAATTCTTTACCCGATTTGAAAAAGAACACGGGCAATTTCTTAAATTTATTCAAGGCATTCAGTCAGAATTCGATCGCACCTGGTATGCGTCGTTGATGCTGAACCGTTTGATGTTTGTCTACTTCATCCAAAAGAAAAACTTTCTGGATGGCGATATCAATTATCTGCGAAATCGGCTTAAGCGGTGTCAGGCAGAATGGGGGACGGATACGTTTCATTCCTTTTATCGACAGTTTTTGCTGAAGCTGTTTCATGAGGGGTTAGGCAAGCCCGATCGCAATCCTGAATTAGATAAATTGCTGGGCAAAATTCCCTATCTGAATGGCGGCTTGTTTGAGGTGCATCAGTTGGAGGAAAAGTACGATCGCACCCTGCAAATTCCCGATGCAGCGTTTGAGCAAGTGTTTAACTTTTTTGATGAGTACGACTGGCACTTAGACGACCGACCCCTCCGTAACCAAAACGAAATCAACCCTGATGTGTTGGGCTACATCTTTGAGAAGTACATCAACCAGAAGCAAATGGGGGCGTACTACACCAAGGAAGACATCACCGAATACATTAGCAAAAATACGATTCTTCCCTTTTTGTTTGATGCGGCGAAAAAGCGTTGTCCCGCAGCGTTTAAGCCCCCTCATCCCCTAACCCCTTCTCCCCTTTTGGGAGAAGGGGAACAAGACGGTTCGGCTCCCCTCTCCCTACCTGGGAGAGGGGCTGGGGGTGAGGGTTCTATCTGGCAACTCCTGCAAGAAAATCCTGACCATTACATCTATCCGGCGGTTCGTCATGGGGTAGATCTTGAACTCCCGACTGAGATTGCCGCTGGCATCAATGATGTGTCGCAACGGGGCGGTTGGAATAAGCCTGCCGCTGAAGGGTTTGCCCTGCCCACAGAAACCTGGCGGGAGCATGTGGCGCGACGCAAACGCTGCATGGAACTTCGGCAAAAGCTGGCAGCAGGAGAAGTCACCCAGATTAATGACCTGATTACTTACAACCTGGATATTCGCCAATTTACCCAGGATGTGATCACCAGTTGCGAAAGCTCGGATTTGCTGAAGGCGTTGTATCAAGCCATTGAACAAGTCTCGGTGCTTGACCCCACCTGCGGATCGGGGGCGTTTTTGTTCGCGGCATTGAATATTTTGGAACCGCTGTATACCGCTTGTTTGGAGCGGATGCAGGGGTTTGTCGATGAGGACGATGCGCGATTGTGCCCTCATCCCCTAACCCCTTCTCCCCTCTTGGGAGAAGGGGAACCGGAAGCTCAAAGTCCCTCTCCCCTTGTGGGAGAGGGATTTAAGGTGAGGGGCAGTGAGGCCAATTCCAGGCAAGAGACTGATCCCGACTATTGGGAAATTTCCCTTGCCCTTCGTCAACGCATGACCGAAGTTGCCCGCGAATTTCGCAAGCAACCCACCCCAAGCGAGGCCATTCTTTGGCAAGCCTTACGAGGACGCAAATTAGACGGGCGTAAATTCAAACGACAGCAACCGATCGGAGCCTTCATCGTAGACTTTTTCTGCGGTGCCGAGCGGTTAATCGTGGAAGTAGATGGGGCTGTACATGAAACTCAGCAAGAATATGACCAACAGCGTCAAGAGCTGCTGGAATCCTTAGAGCTAAGGTTTGTCAGAGTTTCTAGTCAGCAAGTTGAAACTGACCTGAATGGGGTTCTTGAAATAATTCGTGCAGCCTTTCGCCCTCATCCCCTAACCCCTTCTCCCAAGAGGGGAGAAGGGGAACCGGAAGCTCAAAGTCCCTCTCCCCTTGTGGGAGAGGGATTTAGGGTGAGGGGCAGTGAGGGCAAACCCCGCTACGAATACTTCCGCAAGGTGTTGGCGGAGATGGCGAAGCATCCCAACCCCCGCTATTTTGTGCTGAAGTCGATCATGCTGAACAACCTCTATGGCGTAGACATCATGGAGGAAGCGACGGAAATCTGTAAGCTACGGCTATTTTTGAAGCTGGTGGCACAGATGGAACCGCAACCGAAGAAGGAAAACTTTGGGCTGGAACCCTTGCCGGATATTGACTTCAACATTCGCGCCGGGAATACCCTGGTGGGGTTTGCCAGTTTAGAGGAAGTCCGCAAAGCGATAAAACAAGACGGTGACCAACTGAAGCTAGACCTGCAAGACGATGCCAGCCGCATTAACGAAAAAGCGGAACTGGCAGACCGTGCCTTTCAACGGTTCCGGCAAATGCAAACGGAATTTGGCATGGATGTGGGGGATTTTCGCACCGCTAAGAAAGAACTGCGGCGACGCTTAGCAGAACTGAATGAGGAACTGAATCACTACCTTGCCAGCGAATACGGCATTGATGTGAGTAAACCCACTGCCTTTGAAAAATGGCGCGACAGCCATCAACCGTTTCATTGGTTTGTAGAGTTTTATAGCATCGTCGATCTCGGTGGCGTTGATGTGATTATTGGCAATCCACCCTGGAAAGAATATGCCGCAGTCAAAAAATCTCAGTATACGCTTCTAAATTTCCGTTCAGAGAAATGTGGAAATCTGTATGCGCTATGTACTGAGAGAATTTTACAACTCTCTGCTCAATTGGGTTGGGCTAGTTTTATTGTTCAGTTACTTTTGGTAAGTTCATCTCGAATGGTCATATTAAGAGATATGCTGCGTCAGCATTCTCAGTATCTCCTTACCATTCCCTTTGATGACCGACCAGGCAAATTGTTTAAGGATTTAGAGCATTGTAGGAGTAGCATCTTTATTGCTCAAACGAGGAAATCATCTAACTCTGCAAAATTAATTGTTAGCCGCTATCAGCGATGGGCATCACAAGTTAGAGATTATCTGTTTTATCAAATAGAATATGCCGAAATTTTAGGAAGGCTAATTTATGCTGACCAATTTCCCAAATACGCAAATCGCCTACAGGAAACTCTTTTTAGTAAGATCACAGCTAATAGTAAGGGCACAGTTGGAAATTTAACAGCTAAACAAGAATCAGACGATTTTATTTTCTATCAAGAAGCGACTCAATACTGGGCTAAAATCACGACCCGACTTCCCCACTATGCAAAAAATGGAGTGGTTGGTGCGCCTGCTCATGGACGTTACTTATATTTTGAATCAGAAGCAGTTGCAAATATTGCTTGTGCCCTGTTAAACAGCAGTTTGTTCTATGCTTACTTCATCGCTTATGGAGATTGTTTCCATTTGAGCGATAAGCTAGCTTCAGGATTTCCAATTACGGATAATCTTGTTCATGATCAGAAGTTAGTAAATCTGAACCAGCAATTAATGGAAGACCTGAAGGTAAATGCTGAGAATAAAACCATCAAAACAAAAGATGGTGATTTAATTGAGTACGAAGAGTTTTCCGCATCTCAATCAAAACCCATCATTGACGAAATCGATCGCGTCCTTGCCCAACACTACGGCTTCACCGACGAAGAACTCGACTTCATCATCAACTACGACATCAAATACCGCATGGGCAGAGACTCCGGGGGTGATGATTGA
- a CDS encoding type II toxin-antitoxin system VapC family toxin, with product MSSVLVDSNVILDVLTEDQTWFDWSSRQLADCAEQGSLLINPIIYAELSIGFTQLAELEAALPQSFFQREPLPYEAAFLAGKAFLRYRKSSGERRSPLPDFYIGAHAMVAGLNLLTRDATRYRTYFPEVLLIAPP from the coding sequence ATGAGTAGTGTTTTGGTGGATAGTAATGTCATTCTTGATGTTTTGACCGAGGATCAGACATGGTTTGATTGGTCTTCGAGGCAATTGGCTGACTGTGCTGAACAGGGCAGTTTGCTGATTAATCCGATTATTTATGCAGAACTATCGATCGGGTTTACACAACTTGCAGAATTAGAAGCGGCGTTGCCTCAGTCTTTTTTCCAGCGAGAGCCGTTGCCCTATGAAGCTGCTTTTCTAGCAGGAAAAGCTTTTCTGAGGTATCGAAAGAGCAGTGGAGAACGGCGATCGCCCTTACCAGATTTTTATATTGGTGCCCACGCAATGGTTGCTGGGTTGAATCTGTTAACAAGAGACGCAACTCGCTACCGTACCTATTTCCCTGAAGTTTTGTTGATTGCGCCCCCATAG
- a CDS encoding transcriptional regulator, with protein sequence MSTTETQILEMIRQLPQPALAEVKVFLDFLTWRYQENLPQPRGAAMVAAMRGKATSGMTTDAILNLTRGNE encoded by the coding sequence ATGTCAACCACTGAAACCCAAATTTTAGAAATGATTCGGCAGCTACCACAGCCCGCTTTAGCAGAAGTGAAGGTATTTTTAGATTTTCTCACCTGGCGTTATCAGGAAAATTTACCCCAGCCACGGGGAGCAGCAATGGTTGCAGCCATGCGGGGTAAAGCCACATCCGGAATGACCACGGATGCAATCCTGAACTTAACGCGGGGCAATGAATGA
- a CDS encoding helicase-related protein, whose product MSSIYDNIEQPILPELQHYLKQAYRADFCVGYFNLRGWRQIDADIERFEGSEGQACRLLVGMYRLPKEELRQALAIGVEPERIDQGQAIRLQTLMAQEFRQQLTYGAPSTADEEGLQRLRSQLLAHKLQVKLFLRHPLHAKLYLIYRRDRATPIISYVGSSNLTLSGLRSQGELNVEVVDRDDTSKLKQWFEERWDDRFCLDITEQLAEIIDESWAGRSLKPYFVYLKMAYHLSQEARDGLSQYRAPASFGLLPFQEAAVQIAAHHVSKRNGVIIGDVVGLGKTLVGTAIAHLCEEDYGTSTLIICPKNLEKMWQGYIDRYGLRGKVVPISRAIQELPNVPARFRLVLIDESHNLRNKEGKRYQAIKDYIEQSGSRCILLTATPYNKTYLDLSAQLQLFLRPDADLGIKPEAYIRRIGGEMQFRRRHSTSPVRSLLAFEQSPEPEDWQQLMSRYMVRRTRSFIKNTYARQDGERYYLEFADGRRSYFPIRRPQTVRFTMVEPHDPYARLYADRVVDIINALNLPRYGLGLYIAPLPSPIASIEEEQLLANLSHAGQRLMGFCRTNLFKRLESSGAAFIQSLERHILRNYVYLHAIAHDLPLPIGTQDAVLLDEVGNDEEVDSLLSQDWETEDPHPLTPSPREGEGEQEIQSLSPFLGEGFRVRASEDFAQRAAEIYRLYREQYSRRFKWIRANLFRPELQQHLQQDATALIGILQLAGNWNPSSDAKLGALVELLQQQHPTEKVLIFTQFADTARYLARALEDQGIQQVGLATGQSADPTALAWRFSPISNEKPIPASEQLRVLVATDVLSEGQNLQDCAIILNYDLPWAIIRLIQRAGRVDRIGQQADEILCYSFLPAEGVERLINLRGRLRDRLNENQEVVGTDEAFFEDEQAREMLLNLYNERSGVLDEAEEGDVDLTSEALQIWQSAIDANPVLKGMIEKLPDVVYSTRDHEPTGSDPEGVLLYLRTNDGTDALAWVDKDGNSVTQSQMRILRMARCSIDTPPLPRHPQHHKLVTRGAELIAEQTKTVAGTLGNKRSAAARTYDRLMAYTQYVRESTPLLAMGTEWESLERAIEEINQHPLKQNAIARLNREFKAGISDEQLAKLVTFLREHDALCVINPEERRDGAQIICSMGLFQG is encoded by the coding sequence ATGTCCAGTATTTACGACAATATCGAGCAACCCATCCTGCCTGAGTTGCAACATTACCTGAAGCAAGCCTACCGTGCTGATTTCTGTGTGGGCTATTTTAATTTGCGGGGATGGCGACAAATTGATGCCGATATTGAGCGGTTTGAGGGTAGTGAGGGGCAGGCTTGTCGATTGCTGGTGGGGATGTACCGTTTGCCGAAGGAGGAATTACGGCAAGCGTTAGCGATCGGGGTTGAGCCAGAGCGGATTGATCAGGGGCAGGCGATTCGGTTACAAACCTTGATGGCACAGGAGTTCCGCCAGCAACTAACCTATGGTGCTCCCAGTACCGCTGATGAGGAGGGTTTGCAGCGGTTGCGATCGCAACTCCTCGCCCACAAATTGCAGGTCAAGTTGTTTTTGCGGCATCCCCTCCATGCCAAGCTGTATCTGATTTATCGCCGCGATCGCGCCACGCCCATCATTAGCTATGTGGGCAGCAGTAATTTGACCCTTTCTGGACTGAGATCTCAGGGTGAGCTAAATGTGGAAGTGGTGGATCGGGATGATACAAGTAAGCTGAAGCAGTGGTTTGAAGAGCGTTGGGACGATCGCTTTTGCTTGGATATTACGGAGCAATTAGCAGAAATTATTGATGAAAGTTGGGCGGGGCGATCACTCAAGCCCTATTTTGTCTATCTAAAAATGGCGTATCACCTATCTCAAGAAGCGCGGGATGGGTTGAGTCAGTATCGCGCTCCTGCCAGTTTTGGACTGTTGCCCTTTCAGGAAGCGGCGGTGCAAATTGCCGCACACCATGTCAGCAAACGGAATGGGGTGATCATCGGCGATGTAGTTGGGCTGGGCAAAACTCTGGTGGGGACGGCGATCGCCCATCTCTGCGAGGAAGACTACGGTACCAGTACGCTGATTATCTGCCCGAAGAACCTGGAAAAAATGTGGCAGGGTTACATCGATCGCTATGGCTTGCGGGGCAAGGTAGTGCCGATTAGCCGAGCGATTCAGGAATTGCCCAATGTGCCAGCACGGTTTCGGTTGGTGCTGATTGATGAAAGCCACAACCTGCGGAACAAAGAGGGTAAGCGGTATCAAGCAATTAAAGACTACATTGAGCAGAGTGGCAGTCGATGTATTTTGCTGACGGCAACGCCTTATAACAAGACCTATCTGGACTTATCGGCTCAGTTGCAGTTATTTTTGCGTCCGGATGCCGACTTAGGCATTAAGCCAGAAGCCTACATTCGCAGAATTGGCGGTGAGATGCAGTTCCGCCGCAGGCATAGCACTAGCCCGGTGCGATCGCTCTTGGCATTTGAGCAAAGTCCAGAGCCGGAGGACTGGCAGCAGTTGATGAGTCGCTACATGGTGCGACGAACACGCAGTTTTATCAAGAATACCTATGCCAGACAGGACGGGGAACGGTACTATCTGGAATTTGCCGATGGGCGGCGATCCTATTTCCCGATCCGTCGTCCTCAGACGGTTCGATTCACCATGGTCGAACCCCACGATCCCTATGCTCGGCTGTATGCCGATCGCGTGGTGGATATCATCAACGCGCTCAATTTGCCTCGCTATGGATTGGGGTTATACATTGCGCCTTTGCCAAGCCCGATCGCTAGCATTGAGGAAGAGCAATTGTTAGCCAATCTTTCCCATGCGGGGCAGCGGTTGATGGGCTTTTGCCGCACGAATTTGTTTAAGCGATTAGAGAGTAGCGGTGCTGCCTTTATCCAGTCGTTGGAACGACATATTCTGCGGAATTATGTGTATCTTCATGCGATCGCCCACGATCTTCCGCTGCCGATTGGTACCCAAGATGCCGTGTTGCTGGACGAGGTTGGCAACGACGAGGAGGTCGATTCACTCTTGAGCCAGGATTGGGAAACGGAAGACCCTCATCCCCTAACCCCTTCTCCCAGGGAGGGAGAAGGGGAACAAGAAATTCAAAGTCTCTCTCCCTTTTTGGGAGAGGGATTTAGGGTGAGGGCTAGTGAGGACTTCGCTCAACGGGCAGCGGAAATCTATCGTTTGTATCGAGAGCAATACTCCCGTCGGTTTAAGTGGATTCGTGCCAATCTGTTTCGTCCAGAGTTGCAGCAGCATCTTCAGCAGGATGCCACCGCTTTGATTGGAATTTTGCAACTGGCAGGCAATTGGAACCCATCGTCGGATGCCAAGTTAGGGGCGCTGGTGGAGTTATTACAACAGCAGCATCCTACGGAAAAGGTGCTGATTTTCACTCAGTTTGCCGATACGGCTCGGTATCTGGCAAGAGCGCTCGAAGACCAGGGTATTCAGCAAGTGGGCTTAGCAACGGGACAATCGGCTGACCCGACGGCTCTGGCTTGGCGGTTTAGTCCCATCAGTAATGAGAAACCCATTCCAGCATCAGAGCAACTGCGGGTTTTGGTGGCGACGGATGTGTTGAGTGAGGGGCAAAACTTGCAAGATTGTGCCATCATTCTCAATTACGATTTGCCTTGGGCGATTATCCGACTGATTCAGCGGGCAGGACGGGTAGACCGGATTGGGCAGCAGGCGGACGAAATTCTCTGCTATTCATTTTTGCCTGCGGAGGGGGTGGAGCGGCTAATTAACCTGCGAGGACGATTGCGCGATCGCCTCAACGAAAATCAAGAAGTGGTAGGCACCGATGAAGCCTTTTTTGAGGATGAGCAAGCGCGGGAGATGCTGCTGAATCTCTACAACGAGAGATCGGGGGTGCTGGATGAGGCAGAAGAAGGGGATGTGGATTTGACCTCCGAGGCGTTGCAGATCTGGCAAAGCGCGATCGATGCCAACCCTGTGCTGAAGGGCATGATCGAGAAATTACCGGATGTGGTGTACTCCACCCGCGATCACGAACCGACGGGATCTGATCCAGAGGGCGTGTTGTTGTATCTCCGCACAAATGACGGCACCGATGCTTTGGCATGGGTGGACAAGGACGGCAACAGCGTCACCCAGTCTCAGATGCGGATTCTCCGTATGGCGCGATGCAGCATTGATACCCCGCCTTTGCCGCGCCATCCCCAACATCATAAACTCGTGACACGGGGGGCGGAATTGATCGCGGAGCAAACCAAAACGGTGGCGGGCACCTTGGGCAATAAGCGCAGTGCCGCTGCACGGACTTACGATCGTCTGATGGCTTATACGCAATACGTTCGAGAATCTACACCTCTACTGGCAATGGGGACAGAGTGGGAAAGCCTGGAACGGGCGATTGAGGAGATCAACCAGCATCCGTTGAAGCAAAATGCGATCGCCCGCCTCAACCGGGAATTCAAAGCAGGCATCAGTGATGAACAGTTGGCAAAACTGGTGACGTTTCTGCGGGAGCACGATGCCCTGTGTGTGATCAACCCGGAGGAACGGCGAGACGGAGCACAGATTATCTGTTCGATGGGATTATTCCAAGGCTAA
- a CDS encoding PIN domain-containing protein, which yields MRVLVDTNIVLDFLLQREPFSQNAELLFQAIDVGEIVGYVTATTLRIVDLITPRFSALTPNPQPLPLSRRERGQGGEGKQKFIGVI from the coding sequence GTGAGAGTTTTAGTTGATACCAACATTGTTCTGGATTTTTTATTGCAACGAGAGCCATTTTCTCAGAATGCGGAACTGCTGTTTCAGGCAATCGATGTAGGCGAGATTGTCGGCTATGTTACAGCAACAACACTAAGGATCGTGGATTTAATAACTCCGAGATTTTCAGCCCTCACCCCCAACCCCCAACCCCTCCCCCTCTCCCGGCGGGAGAGGGGGCAGGGGGGTGAGGGCAAGCAGAAGTTTATCGGTGTTATTTAA
- the pdxH gene encoding pyridoxamine 5'-phosphate oxidase: MTLSIADLRKDYKLEALTETEVDPDPIRQFQLWFDQAIAAQLPEPNAMTLATASRDGVPSARIVLLKGVDDRGFTFFTNYESHKGQELRDNPQAALVFLWHELERQVRIAGPVEQVSEAESDEYFQIRPLSSQLGAWVSPQSRVIPDRDFLEQGLQRVEAEYQGRMIPRPPHWGGYRVCPVAIEFWQGRPSRLHDRLCYRFRGDRTWTLERLSP; encoded by the coding sequence ATGACCCTATCCATCGCCGATTTACGCAAAGACTACAAACTTGAAGCCCTGACTGAAACCGAAGTTGACCCCGACCCAATTCGCCAGTTTCAGTTGTGGTTTGACCAGGCGATCGCCGCTCAGTTGCCCGAACCCAATGCCATGACCCTAGCCACTGCAAGCCGAGACGGTGTTCCGTCTGCCCGCATCGTGCTGTTGAAAGGGGTGGACGATCGGGGCTTCACCTTCTTCACCAACTATGAAAGCCACAAAGGGCAGGAGTTGCGCGACAACCCTCAGGCAGCTCTGGTATTCCTCTGGCATGAACTGGAGCGTCAGGTTCGCATCGCAGGCCCAGTGGAACAAGTCTCTGAGGCCGAGTCAGATGAGTATTTTCAGATCCGTCCCCTGAGCAGCCAGTTAGGGGCCTGGGTGTCGCCCCAGAGCCGGGTTATCCCCGATCGGGATTTTCTGGAGCAGGGGCTGCAGAGGGTCGAGGCAGAGTATCAGGGTCGCATGATTCCCCGTCCGCCCCACTGGGGCGGCTATCGCGTCTGTCCTGTGGCGATCGAATTCTGGCAGGGGCGGCCCAGTCGCCTGCACGATCGGTTGTGTTATCGGTTCCGGGGCGATCGGACCTGGACCCTAGAACGGCTGTCTCCCTGA
- a CDS encoding lasso peptide biosynthesis B2 protein — protein MGWWKFTHKCQTFWQLSWADRRTFLATLFLLPGMALALQILGFRRVWDYLNRGPAPAPADPTHLHARLQMIHLATRYCPFRANCLQRSLVLWWLLRQAGVSTALRIGVRKTAADLSAHAWVEYEGQVLNDQADIHQVFAPFEK, from the coding sequence ATGGGCTGGTGGAAATTCACTCATAAATGCCAGACCTTCTGGCAATTGTCCTGGGCCGATCGCCGCACCTTTCTGGCGACCCTGTTCCTCTTGCCAGGCATGGCCCTGGCTCTACAGATCCTGGGTTTCCGGCGCGTCTGGGATTACCTCAATCGCGGTCCTGCACCAGCCCCGGCTGACCCCACTCATCTGCACGCCAGACTCCAGATGATCCATCTGGCCACCCGTTACTGTCCTTTTCGAGCCAATTGCCTGCAGCGATCGCTGGTCCTCTGGTGGCTGCTCCGTCAGGCGGGAGTCTCCACTGCTTTACGGATTGGGGTCCGCAAAACCGCTGCCGATCTCTCTGCCCATGCCTGGGTTGAGTATGAGGGACAGGTGTTAAATGACCAGGCAGACATTCATCAGGTTTTCGCCCCCTTTGAAAAATGA